In Spiroplasma sp. SV19, one DNA window encodes the following:
- the parE gene encoding DNA topoisomerase IV subunit B, translated as MSTENKTLKYDESSIQILEGLDAVRKRPGMYIGSTDVRGLHHLVWEIVDNSIDEALAGYCNEINITIHKNNAITVHDNGRGVPTGKHASGKSTPEIIFSVLHAGGKFGGDGYKTSGGLHGVGSSVVNALSSIFDVKIYRDKAIWHIKFVNGGQVKQPLTKLGPTNETGTTVTFLPDAKIFKVIDFSFSTISERIRESAFLNSGVKITLTDDRAGKTVEYLFNNGLEEFISYMNEGKKSITPIVMMKGLEKEIEVEVALQYSTEFNENLLSFANNVKTSEGGSHVVGFRSGLTKVINDYARKEGLLKEKDKNLDSTDTREGLTAIISVKVPESLIQYEGQTKGKLGTYDARTAVEIIVTKQFGFWLTENKTSAYAIIEKALLARNVREEARKAREAARNNKKRGNSDRLLTGKLTPAQNRNKLSNEIFLVEGDSAGGSAKLGRDRRFQAILPLRGKVINAEKAKLQDLMNNEEINVMINAIGAGVGNAFDIDDANYGKVIIMTDADTDGAHIQTLLLTFFYRYMRPLIENHRVYIALPPLFKILNTKNKKIDYAWDENELKTKLSTLKDKFELQRYKGLGEMNAEQLWETTMDPETRQLILVTIDDALMAEKRIVTLMGDDARKRKDWIDENVKFTLEDDFQPIVNQ; from the coding sequence ATGAGTACAGAAAATAAAACTTTAAAATATGATGAATCATCAATTCAAATTCTAGAAGGATTAGATGCCGTTCGTAAACGTCCCGGGATGTATATTGGGTCAACTGATGTCCGTGGATTACATCATTTAGTATGAGAAATTGTTGATAACTCAATTGATGAAGCATTAGCTGGGTATTGTAATGAAATTAATATTACTATTCACAAAAATAATGCCATTACAGTGCATGATAATGGCCGTGGAGTGCCAACAGGGAAACATGCTTCGGGAAAATCCACTCCAGAAATCATTTTTTCCGTGTTACATGCTGGTGGAAAATTTGGTGGTGATGGATATAAAACGTCAGGTGGATTACATGGAGTTGGTTCTTCAGTTGTTAATGCCTTATCATCAATTTTTGATGTTAAAATTTATCGTGATAAAGCAATTTGACATATTAAATTTGTTAATGGTGGACAAGTAAAACAACCATTAACAAAACTTGGACCAACAAATGAAACAGGAACAACTGTTACTTTTTTACCTGATGCAAAGATTTTTAAAGTAATTGATTTTTCATTTTCAACTATTTCAGAACGAATCCGTGAATCAGCGTTTTTAAATAGTGGTGTCAAAATTACTTTAACTGATGATCGCGCAGGTAAAACAGTAGAATATCTATTTAATAATGGATTAGAAGAATTTATTAGTTATATGAATGAGGGCAAAAAAAGCATTACTCCAATTGTAATGATGAAGGGTCTTGAAAAGGAAATTGAAGTGGAAGTTGCTTTACAATATTCTACTGAATTTAATGAAAATTTACTTAGTTTTGCTAATAATGTTAAAACAAGTGAAGGAGGAAGTCATGTTGTTGGTTTTCGGAGTGGTTTAACAAAAGTTATTAATGATTATGCCCGCAAAGAAGGTTTACTAAAAGAAAAAGATAAAAATTTAGATTCAACTGATACACGAGAAGGTTTAACGGCAATTATTTCAGTAAAAGTCCCCGAAAGTTTAATTCAATATGAGGGGCAAACAAAAGGAAAATTAGGAACTTATGATGCTCGCACAGCAGTAGAAATAATTGTGACAAAACAATTTGGATTTTGATTAACAGAAAATAAAACAAGTGCTTACGCTATTATTGAAAAAGCACTTTTGGCACGAAATGTTCGTGAAGAAGCCCGTAAAGCCCGTGAAGCAGCTCGCAATAATAAAAAGCGTGGGAATAGCGATCGACTATTAACTGGGAAATTAACTCCAGCGCAAAACCGAAATAAATTAAGTAATGAAATCTTTTTAGTCGAAGGGGATTCAGCGGGCGGAAGTGCTAAATTAGGGCGTGATCGTCGTTTTCAAGCAATTTTACCATTACGAGGAAAAGTAATTAATGCTGAAAAAGCAAAGCTACAAGACTTAATGAATAATGAAGAAATTAATGTCATGATTAATGCTATTGGTGCTGGGGTCGGCAATGCCTTTGATATTGATGATGCTAATTATGGAAAAGTTATTATCATGACTGATGCTGATACGGATGGTGCTCATATTCAAACATTATTATTAACATTCTTCTATCGTTATATGCGTCCATTGATTGAAAATCATCGCGTTTATATTGCCTTACCACCACTATTTAAAATTTTAAATACGAAGAATAAAAAAATAGATTATGCGTGAGATGAAAATGAATTGAAAACAAAATTAAGTACCTTAAAAGATAAGTTTGAATTACAACGTTACAAAGGATTAGGGGAAATGAATGCTGAACAATTATGAGAAACAACAATGGATCCTGAAACACGGCAATTAATTCTAGTAACAATTGATGATGCTCTTATGGCAGAAAAACGAATTGTAACTTTAATGGGTGATGATGCGAGAAAACGAAAAGACTGAATTGATGAAAATGTTAAGTTTACATTAGAAGATGATTTTCAGCCAATTGTTAATCAATAG
- the parC gene encoding DNA topoisomerase IV subunit A produces the protein MSNSEKTNELIYTLNDIMAERFGRYAKYIIQDRALPDVRDGLKPVQRRILFAMNELRLTFNSSYKKSARIVGEVIGKYHPHGDTSVYDAMVRLSQNWKVRYPLIDMHGNNGSIDGDPAAAMRYTETRLSEISSFLLQDLDKKTVAFAPNFDDSEQEPVVLPALFPNLLVNGSTGIAAGYATNIPPHNLHEIIDATIHFIKKPKSKITELIKYIKGPDFPTGGIIQGKNGILEAYQTGKGKIIIRSKIKHENNALVISEIPYEVVKQDLVKKIDDIKYNEPGLNIKEVRDETDREGLRIVVELGKQANVEVIRKFLLKNTNLQVSYNFNIVGIAKKQPLQLGLKEILTYYVEHQQEVVTNRSQFELARAEKRLEIVAGLIKTISILDEVIATIRHSKDRTDAINNLVAKFAFSKVQAEAIVQLRLYRLTSTDILQLEAEQKELIATIANLKAILSDINKLNHVIIQQLELIRKRFHSPRRSIIEDEIETIEIEKTETIIEKDLNIWISRDGYLKALENNQLVKLSTEEFKRKPGDLWIADFQANSLDKILLITSKGNYVIIPVYKIKSVRIKDIGEHVNTISELPGEEKIISAFLLNDFNKPEQYIMLATKNGMIKKTAVKDFEATRISRAIKAINLKGDDEVVASQLVDKHSYLVVTTANGFIVKYKAKEIPTLGLRTAGVKSINLRDDIVVGAGYCKEDNLVLITNLNAGKKITVKELPLSTRPVKGTRMFKVNKKTTELVKWIFLAKPNDTLHMLNQQDEIILFNTDKLMVHKLERTTDPLGFENIVDIVIPQYYNLKIIHSKKMGDHHSEKPTKSHHFHHEHKKQQHNVKTVDNIGNKAVNSAVNKSAPAQKSKEKSKTLNDSNSDDESHLVVETNLVLAPVTVAKELVLEEIGSSEAKNDSIINDIQEKQTDPVSKLENNKPMQKKKATKQNPTKKKPMQKKPEVKQTAKEPSKVINQIEPILAEEQSSSFLLKTFGKVKTTVDILLEKKELAKAQMTLQKQQKEEQNSQAKEDKLVQNETQQIKPNLGKVITTVETLIKM, from the coding sequence ATGAGCAATAGCGAAAAGACAAATGAATTAATTTATACTTTAAATGATATTATGGCTGAACGGTTTGGCCGTTATGCCAAATATATTATTCAAGATCGTGCTTTACCAGATGTTCGCGATGGTTTAAAACCAGTTCAACGACGCATTTTATTTGCGATGAATGAATTACGGTTAACTTTTAATAGTAGTTATAAAAAATCAGCTCGTATTGTTGGAGAAGTAATCGGGAAATATCACCCCCATGGTGATACGTCTGTTTATGATGCGATGGTGCGATTATCACAAAATTGAAAAGTACGTTATCCGTTAATTGACATGCATGGTAATAATGGTTCAATTGATGGTGATCCTGCCGCAGCAATGCGTTATACTGAAACTCGATTAAGTGAAATTTCATCATTTTTACTACAAGACCTTGATAAAAAAACAGTTGCTTTTGCTCCTAATTTTGATGATTCTGAACAAGAACCAGTTGTCTTACCTGCTTTATTTCCAAATTTATTAGTTAATGGTTCTACTGGAATTGCTGCTGGGTATGCGACAAATATTCCACCACATAATTTACATGAAATCATTGATGCAACAATTCATTTTATTAAAAAACCAAAAAGTAAAATCACTGAATTAATAAAATATATTAAAGGACCAGATTTTCCAACCGGTGGTATTATTCAAGGAAAAAATGGGATTTTAGAAGCCTATCAAACTGGAAAAGGAAAAATTATTATTCGAAGTAAAATTAAACATGAGAATAATGCCTTAGTTATTAGTGAAATTCCATATGAAGTTGTTAAACAAGATTTAGTTAAAAAAATTGATGATATTAAATACAATGAACCAGGGTTAAATATTAAAGAAGTTCGTGATGAAACTGATCGTGAAGGATTACGCATTGTTGTGGAACTAGGAAAACAAGCTAATGTTGAAGTTATTCGTAAATTTTTATTGAAAAATACTAATCTACAAGTTTCATATAATTTTAATATTGTTGGAATTGCCAAAAAGCAGCCATTACAATTAGGATTGAAAGAAATCTTAACTTACTATGTTGAACATCAACAAGAAGTTGTTACTAATCGTTCACAATTTGAATTAGCCCGTGCGGAAAAACGGTTGGAAATTGTGGCCGGATTAATTAAAACAATTAGTATTTTAGATGAAGTTATTGCTACAATTCGCCATTCAAAAGACCGTACTGATGCAATCAATAATTTAGTTGCTAAATTTGCCTTTAGTAAAGTGCAAGCAGAAGCGATTGTCCAACTACGTTTGTACCGTTTAACTTCAACAGATATTTTGCAATTAGAAGCAGAACAAAAAGAATTAATTGCCACAATTGCTAATTTAAAAGCAATTTTAAGTGATATTAATAAATTAAACCATGTTATTATTCAACAATTAGAATTAATTCGAAAAAGATTTCATAGCCCCCGTCGTAGTATTATTGAAGATGAAATTGAAACAATTGAAATTGAAAAGACAGAAACAATTATTGAAAAAGATTTAAATATTTGAATTTCTCGTGATGGTTATTTAAAAGCATTAGAAAATAACCAACTTGTTAAATTATCAACAGAAGAATTTAAACGTAAACCAGGTGATTTATGAATTGCTGATTTTCAAGCTAATAGTTTAGATAAAATTTTATTAATTACTTCAAAAGGAAATTATGTAATTATTCCTGTTTATAAAATTAAATCAGTTCGGATTAAAGACATTGGAGAGCATGTTAATACTATCTCAGAATTACCTGGCGAAGAAAAAATTATTAGTGCCTTTTTACTAAATGACTTTAATAAGCCAGAACAATATATTATGTTAGCAACCAAAAATGGAATGATCAAGAAAACAGCTGTAAAAGATTTTGAAGCAACGCGAATTAGTAGAGCTATTAAAGCAATTAATTTAAAAGGTGATGATGAAGTTGTTGCTAGTCAATTAGTTGATAAACATTCATATCTGGTTGTGACTACAGCAAATGGTTTTATTGTTAAATATAAGGCAAAAGAAATTCCAACGTTAGGATTACGAACAGCTGGTGTTAAGTCAATTAATTTACGAGATGATATTGTTGTTGGTGCTGGCTATTGTAAAGAAGATAATCTTGTTTTAATTACAAATCTTAATGCAGGTAAAAAAATTACGGTAAAAGAATTACCATTATCAACCCGACCAGTTAAAGGGACAAGAATGTTTAAAGTCAATAAAAAGACAACTGAACTGGTAAAATGGATTTTTCTGGCAAAACCGAATGATACTTTACATATGTTAAACCAACAAGATGAAATCATATTATTTAATACAGATAAATTAATGGTTCACAAGTTAGAACGAACAACTGATCCATTAGGTTTTGAAAATATTGTTGATATTGTGATTCCACAATATTATAATTTAAAAATAATCCATTCTAAAAAAATGGGGGATCATCATAGTGAAAAACCAACCAAAAGTCATCATTTTCACCATGAACATAAAAAGCAACAACATAATGTTAAAACAGTTGATAACATAGGGAATAAAGCAGTTAATTCAGCAGTTAATAAATCAGCGCCTGCTCAAAAAAGTAAAGAAAAAAGTAAAACTCTTAATGATAGTAATAGCGATGATGAAAGTCACCTCGTAGTTGAAACAAATCTCGTTTTAGCACCAGTCACTGTAGCAAAAGAACTAGTTCTTGAAGAAATAGGATCTTCTGAAGCTAAAAATGATTCAATAATAAATGATATTCAAGAGAAACAAACAGACCCAGTTTCTAAATTAGAAAATAACAAACCAATGCAAAAGAAGAAAGCTACTAAGCAAAACCCAACAAAGAAAAAACCAATGCAAAAAAAGCCAGAAGTAAAACAAACAGCAAAAGAACCGTCTAAGGTTATTAACCAAATAGAACCAATTCTTGCTGAAGAACAATCATCATCTTTTCTGTTAAAAACTTTTGGCAAAGTTAAAACAACAGTTGATATTTTACTTGAGAAAAAAGAGTTAGCTAAAGCACAAATGACATTGCAAAAACAGCAGAAAGAAGAACAAAACAGTCAAGCAAAAGAAGACAAGTTAGTTCAAAATGAGACTCAACAAATAAAACCAAATCTTGGTAAGGTAATTACAACTGTTGAAACTTTAATTAAGATGTAA
- a CDS encoding IS30 family transposase — MSYKHFSVDERVILSQLLVSRLFQKKNGKPNLAKIAKAMDKHRSTILREINRFYNEEYNPIKAHKKYLKNRKKSVKHIKFSYEQLIWLDEKYNKFRWSPEIICYEYKHKFGIKFPICFKTLYKYIYLGLFNLNKKHLYFHGKRRKIKKALDNRGKLSNYKTIVEAKHSKNEFGWFQMDCIVGADHKSACLTLTEEVTKFTICKKLKEQTASEVVKTLKDIFKNRLLKKCIKGIITDQGKEFSEWKEIEKITNSNLYFCNSGTPTQKAIVERINRDLRHWFPKGIDLDTYSQQYYDEIVNIINEKPRPCLNWNSAKTVFLQFFN; from the coding sequence ATGAGTTATAAACATTTCAGTGTTGATGAGCGTGTTATATTAAGTCAATTATTAGTATCAAGATTGTTTCAAAAGAAAAATGGTAAACCAAATTTGGCTAAAATAGCAAAGGCAATGGATAAACATCGAAGTACTATTTTACGTGAAATTAATCGGTTTTATAATGAAGAATATAATCCTATTAAAGCTCACAAAAAGTATCTTAAAAACCGTAAAAAGTCAGTTAAACATATTAAATTTTCGTATGAACAATTAATTTGGTTAGATGAAAAGTATAATAAATTTCGTTGATCACCAGAAATTATTTGTTATGAATATAAACATAAATTTGGAATTAAGTTTCCGATTTGTTTTAAAACTTTATATAAATATATTTATTTAGGATTGTTTAATTTGAACAAGAAACATTTATATTTTCACGGTAAACGAAGAAAAATAAAAAAAGCATTAGATAATCGTGGAAAATTATCTAATTATAAAACTATTGTAGAAGCTAAGCATAGTAAAAATGAATTTGGTTGATTTCAAATGGATTGTATAGTTGGAGCAGATCATAAATCAGCTTGTTTAACGTTAACAGAAGAAGTTACTAAATTTACGATTTGTAAAAAATTAAAAGAACAAACAGCTAGTGAAGTTGTTAAAACCTTAAAAGATATTTTCAAAAATCGATTATTGAAAAAATGTATTAAAGGAATAATAACTGATCAAGGTAAAGAATTTAGTGAGTGAAAAGAAATAGAAAAAATAACTAATTCTAATCTTTACTTTTGTAATTCAGGAACACCAACACAAAAAGCTATTGTTGAACGTATTAATCGTGATTTAAGACATTGATTTCCTAAGGGAATTGACTTAGATACTTATTCACAGCAATATTATGATGAAATAGTTAACATAATAAACGAGAAACCACGGCCATGTCTTAATTGAAATTCTGCAAAAACTGTATTTCTTCAATTTTTTAACTAA
- a CDS encoding lipoprotein, with protein sequence MKKILSILGAISLTTITTSNLISCSQNNTNNNDNNIPKPPYNPELPPENSSWKLILPSEFINEFQKPNNKWYIGIFPKMWSLGQPVKPYKVFKANNNGKDINVYGRFGDGIYTSNDIIYRWDNNNEPIKPDINSDTGQITNWKG encoded by the coding sequence ATGAAAAAAATATTAAGTATTTTAGGAGCAATAAGTTTAACAACCATTACTACTTCAAATTTAATATCATGTTCACAAAATAACACAAATAATAATGATAATAATATACCAAAACCACCTTATAATCCAGAATTACCACCAGAAAATAGCAGTTGAAAATTAATTCTACCATCTGAATTTATTAATGAATTTCAAAAGCCAAATAATAAATGATATATTGGAATTTTTCCAAAAATGTGATCACTAGGGCAACCAGTAAAACCATATAAAGTTTTTAAAGCTAATAATAATGGTAAAGATATTAATGTTTATGGTCGTTTTGGTGATGGTATTTATACTTCAAATGATATTATTTATCGTTGAGATAATAATAATGAGCCTATTAAACCTGATATTAATTCTGATACAGGACAAATTACCAATTGAAAAGGATAA
- a CDS encoding DUF3627 domain-containing protein, whose protein sequence is MNFYKNINVANYFILKEFIVFTTEKASFINLPNHNRHIGFWLSNRFIYPSKAHSNQVAIGLIYDNSYPIFKYDENLKRYIWKYLTGTELINLYDQYKQNYFARMKKALYPDEPKKIKIKNNNDNLTNWSVEQEQELFNDWEDLN, encoded by the coding sequence GTGAATTTTTATAAAAATATTAATGTAGCAAATTATTTTATTCTAAAAGAGTTTATTGTTTTTACAACAGAAAAAGCTTCCTTTATAAATTTGCCTAATCATAATCGACATATTGGTTTTTGGTTGAGTAATAGGTTTATTTATCCTAGTAAAGCACATTCTAATCAAGTAGCTATTGGTTTGATTTATGATAATTCTTATCCTATTTTTAAATATGATGAAAATTTGAAACGATATATTTGAAAATATTTAACTGGAACAGAATTGATAAATTTGTACGATCAATATAAACAAAATTATTTTGCCCGTATGAAAAAAGCTCTTTATCCTGATGAACCTAAAAAAATAAAAATAAAGAATAATAATGATAATTTAACAAACTGAAGTGTTGAACAAGAACAAGAATTATTTAATGATTGAGAAGACTTAAATTAA
- a CDS encoding DNA adenine methylase, translating into MKFISPLSWPGGKAKHFDKIKSFLPGKFNIFIDLFCGGASVGLNVLDQQLCTKVIFNDLYSDLIYFWQQGIHFIELDYLEKLAYPNSKSINEMKEKMLDDYCLNEGEKFLMKNALTFNGKEWGTWTNKRLQQNFNINKLKRVENVRKLLVNPKYDIKFFNSDYKDIINKYGNDENIIWYLDPPYYYNKGKPYKHSKIDFQEFKENILKIKGKWILSIDNSEFIKELFKEFNISEFEWVYSSSNCHNRKPKLGQELIVTNFKELD; encoded by the coding sequence ATGAAATTTATTAGCCCATTATCTTGACCTGGTGGAAAGGCAAAGCATTTTGATAAAATTAAATCATTTTTGCCGGGTAAATTTAATATATTTATTGATCTATTTTGTGGCGGTGCTTCAGTTGGTTTAAATGTGTTAGATCAACAGTTATGTACAAAAGTAATTTTCAATGATTTATACAGTGATTTAATTTATTTTTGACAACAAGGAATCCATTTTATTGAATTAGACTATTTGGAAAAACTAGCATATCCTAATTCAAAAAGTATTAATGAAATGAAAGAAAAAATGCTAGATGATTATTGTTTAAATGAAGGAGAAAAGTTTCTAATGAAAAATGCTTTAACTTTCAATGGTAAAGAATGAGGAACTTGGACAAATAAAAGATTACAACAAAATTTTAATATTAATAAATTAAAAAGGGTTGAAAATGTTAGAAAGCTATTGGTTAATCCTAAATATGATATTAAATTTTTCAATTCAGACTATAAAGATATTATTAATAAATATGGTAATGACGAAAATATTATTTGGTATTTAGACCCACCATATTATTACAATAAGGGAAAACCATATAAGCATTCAAAAATTGATTTTCAAGAGTTTAAAGAAAATATATTAAAGATTAAAGGAAAGTGAATTTTAAGTATTGATAATTCTGAATTCATTAAAGAGTTGTTTAAAGAATTTAATATTTCTGAATTTGAGTGAGTATATAGCTCTAGTAATTGCCATAATAGAAAACCAAAACTTGGCCAAGAACTAATTGTTACAAATTTTAAGGAGTTAGATTAA
- a CDS encoding ABC transporter ATP-binding protein — MTNLTEDFLVKGVNINKFYRKQHVLKNVNLTVKKGDRIGIVGPNGTGKTTLCEILAQLRRVSDGTSEKKFGVRIGMQLQESKYPKGVTGYDILNLYLKAYNLFISPNEIYQLLLDLQIEKIMNKDITKLSGGQQQKINILLALIVEPDLIILDELATGLDLEIKDKIYEILSNFLANQDKALLLISHNMGEIEKFCDTLIFMVYGEITKVSKINEIVTKYGSVEKFVKDQFKEYQIGGYNQDYRTGAMENDKWAKNWAKYIDKNKK; from the coding sequence ATGACTAATTTAACAGAAGACTTTTTAGTTAAAGGCGTTAATATCAATAAATTTTATCGCAAACAACATGTTTTAAAAAATGTTAATTTAACGGTGAAAAAAGGCGATCGAATTGGAATTGTTGGTCCAAATGGAACTGGAAAAACAACTTTATGTGAAATTTTAGCACAACTTCGTCGTGTTTCTGATGGAACTAGTGAAAAGAAATTTGGAGTTCGCATTGGAATGCAATTACAAGAATCAAAATATCCAAAGGGAGTTACTGGCTATGATATTTTAAATTTATATTTAAAAGCTTATAATTTGTTTATTTCCCCAAATGAAATTTATCAATTGCTATTAGATTTACAAATTGAAAAAATAATGAATAAAGATATTACAAAACTATCGGGGGGACAACAACAAAAGATTAATATTTTATTAGCATTAATTGTTGAACCAGATTTAATTATTCTTGATGAATTAGCAACAGGATTGGATTTAGAAATTAAAGATAAAATATATGAAATATTAAGTAACTTTTTGGCCAACCAAGATAAGGCATTATTATTAATTTCACATAATATGGGAGAGATTGAAAAATTTTGTGACACTTTAATTTTTATGGTTTATGGTGAAATCACAAAAGTATCAAAAATTAACGAAATAGTCACCAAATATGGTAGTGTTGAAAAATTTGTTAAAGATCAGTTTAAAGAATACCAAATTGGTGGTTATAACCAAGATTATAGAACAGGAGCAATGGAAAATGATAAATGAGCAAAAAACTGAGCAAAATACATCGATAAAAACAAAAAATAA
- the rpmG gene encoding 50S ribosomal protein L33 — MREGIILRCEQCKEENYIAKRDKKKQQEKLEVKKYCSKCNQHTLHKEKK, encoded by the coding sequence ATGCGTGAAGGAATAATTTTACGTTGCGAACAGTGCAAAGAAGAAAACTATATTGCAAAACGTGATAAAAAGAAACAACAAGAAAAATTAGAAGTAAAAAAATATTGTTCAAAATGTAACCAACATACTTTACATAAAGAAAAAAAATAG
- a CDS encoding GNAT family N-acetyltransferase → MIRRATILDQHQIEELRQKAFSKISIGDYSLLQQAAILQQWQNEDFCKVLIQEEGYVIIFENKILAFGSYHFEQNQITQLYVDPAYQGWYFGKKMLQQLEAVAQANDFLDITVDAYLPTVAFFQKHHYSAIKKNLHNYVNCNMKCNKSTRKGVDLLHLDLQFTILQL, encoded by the coding sequence ATGATTCGTCGGGCAACAATCTTAGATCAACATCAAATTGAAGAATTACGACAAAAAGCATTTAGTAAAATTAGCATTGGGGATTATAGTTTACTCCAACAAGCAGCAATTTTACAACAATGGCAAAACGAAGATTTTTGTAAGGTTTTAATTCAAGAAGAAGGGTATGTCATTATTTTTGAAAATAAAATTTTAGCTTTTGGATCATATCACTTTGAACAAAATCAAATTACACAACTGTATGTTGATCCGGCATATCAAGGGTGATATTTTGGTAAAAAAATGTTACAACAATTAGAAGCAGTTGCCCAAGCAAATGATTTTTTAGATATTACTGTTGATGCTTATTTACCAACTGTTGCTTTTTTTCAAAAACATCATTATAGTGCAATTAAAAAGAATTTACACAATTATGTAAACTGTAATATGAAGTGCAACAAATCAACTCGGAAAGGAGTTGATTTGTTGCACTTGGATTTACAATTTACAATTTTACAATTATAA
- the ilvA gene encoding threonine ammonia-lyase: MEYDISREQVENTYIKIKNHIIKTPVIYATKLSNITSFKLRGALSKMMALEPAIIKKGVVAASAGNHSQGVSFAANLLNVPATIVMPKTAPISKINATKNYGVEVILHGDFFDDANKKALEIAKTEDKVFVHAFNDLDVIIGQGTIGIEILEDLKEVDYILVPIGGGGILSGIASYVKAVNPNCKLIGVQSQNVPSYYEARKTNQAFQVQGKLSIADGIAVKQTGDITFSILNKYVDDVILVSEAEIAETILFLFENCKIVAEGAGAVTTAAMLFNKLNVKNKKIVCVLSGGNIDVTTFLNITNRALINQRRRVVLKIDAPLGHGHLTKITNVVDSHGVQIHKISDSQLENSLEVNREIIRLVVDINRKTELANIVIDLEKLGYTVMEKEFINSITK, translated from the coding sequence ATGGAATATGATATTTCAAGAGAACAAGTTGAAAATACATATATCAAAATTAAAAATCATATTATTAAAACTCCAGTAATTTACGCAACGAAATTAAGTAATATTACTTCATTTAAACTGCGGGGGGCCTTATCTAAAATGATGGCGCTTGAACCAGCAATAATTAAAAAAGGTGTTGTTGCCGCAAGTGCTGGTAATCATTCACAAGGAGTTAGTTTTGCAGCTAATTTATTAAATGTACCAGCAACAATTGTGATGCCAAAAACAGCACCAATTAGTAAAATTAATGCAACTAAAAATTATGGTGTGGAAGTGATTTTGCATGGTGATTTTTTTGATGATGCCAATAAAAAAGCTTTAGAGATTGCTAAAACAGAGGACAAAGTATTTGTCCATGCTTTTAATGATCTTGATGTTATTATTGGTCAGGGAACAATTGGAATAGAAATATTAGAAGACTTGAAAGAAGTTGACTATATTCTGGTCCCCATTGGTGGAGGAGGAATCCTTTCCGGAATTGCAAGCTATGTTAAAGCTGTCAATCCCAATTGTAAATTAATCGGCGTGCAAAGTCAGAATGTTCCGAGTTATTATGAGGCAAGGAAAACAAACCAAGCATTTCAAGTCCAAGGTAAATTATCAATTGCTGATGGAATTGCTGTTAAACAGACGGGAGATATTACTTTTAGTATCTTAAATAAGTATGTTGATGATGTTATTCTTGTATCGGAAGCAGAAATTGCAGAAACAATTTTATTTTTATTTGAAAATTGTAAAATTGTGGCAGAAGGGGCAGGCGCAGTAACAACTGCGGCAATGCTATTTAATAAATTAAATGTTAAAAATAAAAAAATTGTTTGTGTTTTATCAGGGGGAAATATTGATGTGACAACCTTTTTAAATATTACAAACCGTGCTTTAATTAATCAACGTCGTCGAGTTGTTTTAAAAATTGATGCACCGTTAGGACACGGACATTTAACGAAAATTACAAATGTTGTTGATTCGCATGGTGTTCAAATTCATAAAATCTCTGATTCCCAATTAGAAAATAGTTTAGAAGTTAACCGTGAAATTATTCGATTAGTAGTTGATATTAATAGAAAAACCGAATTAGCAAATATTGTTATTGACTTAGAGAAGTTAGGATATACTGTTATGGAAAAAGAATTTATTAATTCAATTACTAAATAA
- a CDS encoding Rid family detoxifying hydrolase, with protein sequence MKLIYTDQAPQTVGPYSQAVQLSNGFLYISGQLGFDPKTMVLGADIQVQTSQVLANINAILTAANYNKDNVVKTTILLKDINDFSVVNEVYETFFGSHKPARSTFAVKDLPKAGLVEIEVIAFK encoded by the coding sequence ATGAAATTAATTTATACCGATCAAGCACCCCAAACAGTGGGTCCTTATTCTCAAGCAGTACAACTTTCGAATGGTTTTTTATATATTTCGGGACAATTAGGATTTGATCCAAAGACAATGGTGCTAGGAGCTGATATTCAAGTTCAGACGAGCCAAGTTTTAGCGAATATTAATGCGATTTTAACCGCAGCAAATTATAATAAAGATAATGTTGTTAAAACAACGATTTTATTAAAAGATATTAATGATTTTTCTGTTGTTAATGAAGTTTATGAAACATTCTTTGGGTCGCATAAACCGGCAAGAAGTACTTTTGCCGTAAAAGACTTACCAAAAGCTGGTCTTGTGGAAATTGAAGTTATTGCTTTTAAATAA